The Verrucomicrobium spinosum DSM 4136 = JCM 18804 genome includes a region encoding these proteins:
- a CDS encoding response regulator has product MAETSPELMTVKETAEYLRIPLPTVYYLVQRGQLPAVQIGGRWRIKRSLLDRDVLRKEDEAGQPTVMVVDDDPALQALFKQFLKKAGFGRLVVGSGAEAISLAKKQKFDFVFLDLKLPDIPGDEVYMQLKDIHPDLPIVVITGYPDSEILSKILSTGPVTVIKKPIEFDQLNKAVKQLGHKGAEIGL; this is encoded by the coding sequence ATGGCTGAAACCTCACCCGAATTGATGACGGTCAAGGAAACCGCGGAATATCTGCGGATTCCTCTTCCGACCGTCTATTACCTCGTGCAGCGGGGGCAGCTTCCTGCTGTGCAGATCGGAGGACGCTGGCGCATCAAGCGCAGCCTGTTGGACCGTGATGTGCTGCGCAAGGAAGATGAGGCTGGTCAGCCTACGGTGATGGTCGTGGATGATGACCCCGCATTGCAGGCGCTGTTTAAACAGTTCCTCAAGAAGGCTGGGTTCGGTCGTCTTGTAGTGGGATCTGGTGCTGAAGCCATCTCTCTGGCCAAGAAGCAGAAGTTTGACTTCGTTTTCCTCGATCTCAAACTACCCGATATCCCGGGAGATGAGGTTTACATGCAGTTGAAGGATATTCATCCAGACCTGCCTATTGTGGTGATCACCGGTTACCCTGACAGTGAGATTCTCAGTAAGATCCTCTCGACGGGGCCGGTTACCGTGATCAAAAAGCCCATCGAGTTCGATCAGCTCAACAAGGCGGTGAAGCAGCTTGGCCACAAGGGTGCTGAGATCGGCCTCTGA
- a CDS encoding class I SAM-dependent methyltransferase → MVESSLPISVDDVARHYDQLDGFYREIWGEHVHHGLWETGSESSYEAVRAMSHLVAIKAALVPGAEVCDLGCGYGGTSRLLADEYGARVTGLTVSPAQQRYAVDVTRTPGNPSYLVEDWMCNQRPDAVFDALVAIESTEHMADKARVFSEVARVLKPGGRMVVCAWLAGEAPKPWQVRHLVEPVCREGRLPAMGTEEDYVAWMEQAGLALRERLDVTRKVSRTWPICAWRFVVGLIRRPGYLRFILNARNDNRIFAITMLRIWVAYCTKAMRYVVFVAEKPSR, encoded by the coding sequence ATGGTTGAATCCTCTCTCCCGATCTCTGTGGACGATGTGGCGCGGCATTATGATCAACTGGACGGTTTTTATCGCGAGATATGGGGGGAGCATGTTCACCACGGATTGTGGGAGACGGGGAGTGAAAGCTCTTATGAGGCTGTTCGGGCCATGTCTCATCTGGTGGCGATCAAGGCTGCGCTGGTGCCAGGGGCGGAAGTATGTGATCTGGGGTGCGGCTATGGCGGGACTTCCCGTCTTCTGGCGGATGAGTATGGGGCTCGGGTCACGGGATTGACAGTCTCTCCTGCTCAGCAGCGATATGCTGTTGATGTCACCCGTACGCCTGGGAATCCCTCGTATTTGGTGGAGGATTGGATGTGCAATCAGCGTCCGGATGCGGTCTTTGACGCCTTGGTGGCGATCGAAAGCACGGAGCATATGGCGGACAAGGCAAGGGTGTTTTCTGAAGTTGCTCGCGTCCTGAAACCTGGGGGGCGCATGGTGGTGTGCGCTTGGCTGGCAGGGGAGGCGCCCAAGCCCTGGCAGGTGCGGCATCTGGTGGAGCCCGTATGTCGCGAGGGCAGGCTTCCTGCCATGGGGACGGAGGAAGACTATGTGGCCTGGATGGAGCAGGCGGGTCTTGCGTTACGGGAGCGACTGGATGTGACACGGAAGGTATCCCGCACTTGGCCCATCTGCGCATGGCGCTTCGTTGTTGGCCTGATCAGGCGACCCGGTTACCTCCGGTTTATCCTCAATGCCCGCAATGACAATCGCATTTTCGCGATCACCATGCTCAGAATTTGGGTGGCTTATTGCACAAAAGCGATGCGCTACGTGGTGTTCGTGGCGGAGAAGCCATCTCGCTGA